The sequence CTATTTCCTCCATTTCAAGTATTTGTGCTTGGCTCATCAGTTGGTGGCCTACTAACGTAATGTCTGTCTAGATTTTTATGTCATACCGAATTAAAGTAGTGTGATTCTGTTGGAAATAGGTTTAATCACCATATTGTTAGGAGTTAGATGAGAATATAGATACCACTCATGTATGCATAATATGAAGCTAGTGTTAGAGGCTAATTTGGTTAGCTTagtttagcttagcacaaagacaggaaaccGACGGAAACAACTGGTCTGAATGTAACAGTTGAACAGAATTTTCCCTGTGCATCCCTGGAGTTGTGTCACGTTCAAGTTGAAAATCGAAAATACATCAAAGTCAGTGTCCTCAGCCAAAAAATGGTTTGGCACAGGGCTGCGTATAAAACAGCAGTAGGCTTTTGTACATTGTAAAAAAAGGATATAACCAAGTGAACTCAGCTGTTTCCTCCGGATTTCCatcttcatgctaagctaacccgCTGCTGGCTTCAgctacattatttattttaacattaagGCCTGGTCACACACACCCAAATATGGCACAAATATCACGGGTGAAAGTTCACTAAAGTTGAACTCCACGTGAAGTAACGCCCTGATTTGTCGCaccacaggaagcaaatgtttaattcagcgtgaactggggggggggggcaaagttTCACCACTGAAACTTGTGCCATGGCTTAATGTGAGTGTCATGCGCCAATGGATGTTTAACGAATAATCAGATTCTAAAAGCATTGTTCATCAAAACTGACTACGAAATTGTAAACGTCTCTGGAAAGTGTTAACCTGTCCAGTATAATACCCTGCCTCTCGCCCAaggtcagctgggattggctctagcCCACCCGACGACCCTAAAAGGATGAGTGGAATGGATAATAGATGTATGGAAAGTCTCTGAGAACCTGCTTTGATCTGCTTGATGGATAACCTCACAAagatttgaatataaaatgcCTTTAGACGTCACGTAGTTCTGCCTTTAGCCATGTGCTACACTGTGTTCTACCCAGCAGTGACCTCGCCAACAGAAATGTGGTGAATGGCGTGATTGTAATCCTCCGTGGGCGCTCTTAACTCCACAACACGGGTCTACTATAGATTTACAGTTTCACCCAAGCCATCATTAACTTTACCTGGGAGCTGCTCAAAATCTTGTACCACCCTGTCTTTGCTTGTGTCAAAAGTCATGTGATGGAACTTTTTAATAAAACGTATCTGAACAGTTCAGTATTTAACAATAATCAAACTTTTTGATCTTGTATTGTAATCGTAATGAAATCATTTTACCGTCATAGTCAATAACGCCAAAAGTGTAAATACTGTGTGGTAAAGGTTGtgcatatttattaatttcaaaaAGCAGATGATCCCCCGGTGACTGATGCTTCATTTTGAGTGGCTCCTCTGTAATGCAACATACTGTACTGGACATGAATGTAGCcaagtatattttattttcagcaaTCTATTTTCCTAAACTGGCGTAAGTAGGCCAATCCATTGTGACATCTGTTTAGGGTTTAGTAGAAACGGCCGtacaacagaaacacagcacaAGAGAAGTAGTAACTGTTTGTGCTGCTCCATGTTGTCCTGCAGTTCAATACGAGCACAGCTCCAAACTCTCCATATGGGCTCAGCTTGGCCTCAGCATACTGAACAACATAAGCCTAGTTGACTGAATTACTATTAGACAAATGTGGTCTTGCctgcatgattttttttattatttgttgtgtACAAATAACATTGTCAACTGTATTTTTTGTATCATTGAGATTTgtgactgttgtttttattatattgtacataaaaagcactttattttaattttttaagataaatgaataaaatacatgttttgtcACATGCACGTCTTAGTCCACTTTATATTGTGAATTGCTGTGTTCAGTCTCGGCTTTTGCACAGAACAGTTTTTTGAGAGAAAGACTTTACTAGCAAATCTAGGTGTTAAAACAAACTCAAGTCATAAgaaacaaacatattaaatcTGGGGGTCAAAGTTAAAtagatttgaaagaaaaaatgtttttttgattaATATGATTAAAACCCCTTCCTGCTTTTTACATCTATCACAATGGAACATATAAGAAGAGTGTGTGAATAGATAGAAGTCATTGGataaacattttctgtattttcatgtGTTGTGACTTTGCAGCACGTGTTGTCAAATTAATGCAGATGTTCATCTCAGACTCCGTACTAAACAGATTTTAGACATTCAATGTCATTTGTTGATTAGTGTGTCTGGAGTATCAACTAACTTTTAATTACagcttaatttaataaattatctttattgatcatttatatttactttttgaGAATTTATGATTCTCAAAAAGTGAATTCCACCTGTCCAAGGAGTACCCTGCTTCTCTCCTAAGGTCAGCTGGGTTtgactccagctccccctgcaaTCCTCGAAGTCAATTCATGCGTTCCTAAATCAGGAAATGTGGCAAATAGCTGTCTCACCAGTCCATCAAATCATTTAGGATTTTGTCACTTTACTAGTGTATTTTTCTGCTCTCGTACAACTGACCAGTCAATCGTTATCTCCTCAGAAATATCCACATTCTATTTAAGCACCACACTGAAAATGTATGCTCTGACTGTCCACTCGGAGGAAGATGCCTGAGCGTCTCCAACCCACCTggactcacagacacagagggcgGCCCTGTCATAAACATCAGCTTAGTGAATCAATACATAGTTATTTTTGTGCTGCGTGTGTGTAGCCGACGCCCTGGACTGACGGATGATGACCCACTGCTCTTCTGTCAGATCGGGTTACAGCTCAGGTAAAGACTGGgttctgttttctctccagtTTGTCAGTCAGATGTGGACTTTGCCCTCGAACAGGCTCCTCAAAGCTGgagatctctctctcttattaTTCCTCTGCAGTTTTACTGTTGCACTCTGACGCCCCTGCAGATGGTCGTCTTTCAGTGATTCACTCGGCTTTGGCAGTCATCAACAAATATGAGAATCTTCACCTGGATTTTCTTgggttttttttatgtattcagTTTTTCGCATCTATTCCCGACCACAGCTGTTGCAAACATTAGGCAACACCCCACCTCCTCTGACAACTGTGCACAGTATATCTCTGACCATCTTTTGCATAACACATCTGCAAACATCCAGCCTGTTGGGATGGCTCACAATTTATTATATTAAGACCACATtacagatgagagagagagagaaaaatgcatCGTCTGTCATTGCTGTGTTATGACAGATGTTATCTGACCATTCGATCATCTGCAGCCGATGGTTAAGTGCTTAAAAGAAATCTGAGTGCGTGCAGTCTGTGAATGTAGATTTTGACCATCTGGCCTCATAAACAACAAGAAGACTCAGTGGAACACGATTTCTTTTAATTTACGAGTATCAAAACCAGCTTCATTACTACGTAACACATTTTTACACGTCTGTCAAATGCAACTCATTAGACTCTCTTGCAATATGAGTATTACAGAGCTTGACCTAATGCCAGTGATGGCAGAAGTGCTCAAGCATTTTATCAAAATAGAAatactgaagtaaaagtaaaagcacaatattACCATTTCTAATTGAGTTAAGTTATGTAAGTCCTGGctttaaaatatgcaaaaaatatatactatatatacaaGTGCTTACACATTGTAGCCTATTCCCCAATGCAAGGGTTTTCTTTCATTGTGCCTAGTGTATATATTGTCCAATACAAGAATAATACAGACTGCTATTGAAAGAACTTGCACTGTCATATGAATTAATATCTAATCAGTGGATTAATTCCCGACtcaatattgatttattttttcccaaaAAATGCATAAAAGCAATGTGACCATGCAACACGGtgcattgtaaaaatgtagtacagatatttgctgatatagtACAGTAAAAGTGACAAGTTGCTGAAAATGAATCTACTGAAGTAAAGTACCAGTACATACAAACtatatttaactttattaatGGAGTATAAGTACATTTTAATTCTCACTACcgactcaaactacatgtgaaCGGGTTTGAATTTGTGTCAAAATCAAACAGAACAAtggaaaaaacatgaatattagctatgtgagagagaggaagcaatACAGTATGTAATAACAAATGGTTAGGCTTCTAGTCTGTCATTTTATGTGGTGCACCACAAAGATCTATTTTAGGACCcttgttttcttaaataaagTCGAGCTGATCACATCAAGTTTAGCATCAGTAAAGTAAGGATGAAATCATAACCTTTAATCTATCGCCAAGCCTGAGAAATAATGAGACAACCACAGAGATTAAGTCCAGTGAGGCTGCTCCATGGAACCGAGTCAGTGCCTGCATCAGGATATGAAATTACTGATCAATTCACTAAACGTACTAATAAGGGAGTGTGTCTTCATGGACATGCCTAAACTGACCCCAGTCAGTTTGCTGCTGAGCCTCAGTCCCAAAGTCTGCCCCAACGTGTGCAACATAACCTGCAGGGAATTCTGCTCATACTGGACAGTGGGCTGTGAATAAAGCTCAGCTCACTGAAGTCTTGACTCTCCTGCTGAGACACAGATCAGCTGCCGGCAGGAATCAGAGGCCTGTTCCCTCACAGACTGCACATGCAGGTGAAAGCGATGGAGTGGAGACCCAGCACCCAGAGCCATTCGTCAAGAGGGACTCAGGgttgacaacaacaataaaagaagcCTGACCATTCTCAAAGCATTTGTTCTCCAATATCTGCCCttgtctgtcttcctgtctctcactctgaaTCTCAATgtattctctccctcctctgacaCCCTGTGACAGATCCCATTTGCTTTCAACACCAGCCGCTCGTCTGCTGTCACCGAACATTTGATGAGGAGCAAAGACGGTAATTTGCCATTCATTATTAACAAATCAGTGCACTGTGAAAAGGGCCTTTTGTTTGCCGCAGCCTTGGAAACAATTACAGTCACCTTGCGTTTTCGCGGTGATTGCGTACTGCATATTTCATGGTGATGCTTCGTTGATGGTGAAATTGAAAAGCAGATTTACTTTTCCCAGTCGACGAAAGGAAAtcagtccaaactagacacagtGGCAGCGTCCCCTGCTCTTTCCAGAGGTAAGACCAACCAGACCAACCAGCACCCTATAAACTCACAGAGGGATTATGAGCTGGATTAACTGCCTGCAGTATTCAGGCTCTCCGGAGGCCAATGAATTACACGGCACATTTCCACAAAATGTCCGACTCTTCCTTTTAAATACTTGTAGTACTGATGAGGGCTTTTTTTCACCCGCAAACTGCTGAAAATGTTGAGTAGAATATGCTACGGACTGTATATGGACTGTATTTCCAACCATCTCACAGGCAACCAGAGGCCAATCATTTTTCTCCAAAGATCGAGCGCCAACGACACTCTGCGTGGGGacaaatgcactcacacacaccatttcCTGCATCTGCCTGGAGCTCAGGCGCCTCTGGTTCAGAGAAAATGCAACAGTGTTCAAATAAAATGATCTTCAGCGTCTGAATCTCCATAATAACAAGCAGTCATGTGCAAGACCATTAAAAATCAATGAAGCAGAACAGGAAGAGTAAATGATGTGTTGTAGGTTGGTATAATGTTATGGTGCTGTGATATTAAAATTATAattgaattaataaatatttacagacaTATTACAATTATGTCATGCTGCCTGATGCTGAGGACTTATTGGTCGATGTCTGTTCCTTCTGCCCCAtcattacctccgccaaggagattATATtttcgtctgtgtgtgtttgttggtttatttgcttgtttgttgttttatctgttagttagcaggattaagcaaaaaagTCTGGGACAGATTCCTTTGTTTCTGCTTTgtccttgtttcctctcttgtcTCTGCTGTAGTCCCACCCTGATTCTGCCAATCTGTCATCAATGAGGTGCATGTGCTCCTGTGTCAGAATCAGAGGGAGAAGCCTCCTGTGTGAGGACTGCTGGGTTTCTGTCTCTCAGCCTGGGATATTAATATTGCTTATGTTGtcttttaatgttaattaacatgTATCCCATGGTTTCAGTTGTTTCAAGATTTCTGTCATTGATTGTGCTCAGTGGTGGTAAGGGGTTTTAAGAGTTGTATGCTATATAGAGTCATTGTAGGGTGTTAAAGAGTCCATTCGAATTTGGTAGGAACAATCTctacttttttttcactttctgtaacattgcAGGATATggcttttcactgatttccctaGGGATCAGTGTGggatcttgatgaagaaaaaTCAGGCACCTTCAGGAAACAGAGATGTGAGTGTGCACAATTTGATCCAGCTTGTTGCGCTCGGTTGTGGTATGCACTCATGTAACCATTCTAATTGTGAGTTGTATCAAAGCTCTGCTACAGCACTGTTTTTACCGGTGCTCCCATATTTCATCAAATTCAGGAAAGAAGGCCTAAAGAGATGGAGCTGGTGGGAATTTAATGAGATAGGTTTACAAAGTCCTTTTCTCTAAATGCTGATCACTCATCACCACTAAGCTCTTCTCTTGGTTCTGTTTCAAGAAAAATGATGGCGGATTAGGTTTGAATTTTCTCAGTTTTAAGAAACCTGCTGATTCTGCATTTGCCCCTCATCACTATTCAGCTCCTCGGCCACACTCCCGATATCTGAGATGGAAGAAAGCTAAACTGGTGACTTAATTATACGCTCTGTAAATCGGAGGACACAAACCCACTGGATCTCAGTAAGTAGACACACAGCTTATTGACTATAAATAGGCTGAGGTGTGGCCTACTGGCTCAGTGAAACATCAGCAGTATGCATTTGGGCTCACGCTGGCAGATGACAGTCATAATACAAAATGGTCTGTTGCAGGGTAcatgtgggtctgtgtgttttgcttcaTTTCAGCAGAATAAGTGTTCGTCCAAAGCCTTCAGATTGAATCATAATCCCTCAAACTGTGTGCTGTTGACTCAacactagagagagagagagcacacgaTACAACATAACCACATCAGCTAACACAATTTCTACTCATTATCATTCTGAATGGACCCAAcgttcagaatttaaattacATGGCAGTGTGCTTCCACCTAGTGGTCACTGTGTTACTGCAGCCTTATATTGTTGCTGGCATGGGTGGTTTATTTACTGTGGATCTTCCAGACTCCAGTGTTACACAACACAGACGTATCAACAAGTTGTGTGGGCAGGATGTTATATTATGTTATTAATGGAAGGTCGATCTTGCATTAAGAGATATTCTACTAAATTTAAACATCAAGGGATTCCTTTATAATAAATGTCTTTCAGAGTCCTTGAAGCTGCAGCACAGtcataaatgataaatgattaattttatattaaattaaataaaatataaacaatttagttaaatgaaattaaatgaaattaaatgaaattaaaaaacaattcaattaaatttaataaaatttcattaaattgaataaaaaaataataatgcatGGGCACaacctgcgcagaagcctactgcgcattttctaaagttgtccataaaagaaaatctttagtTGATCTTGATTTTATCCTGTGTGCATTGAACCCTCTGCATTTCTCCATTTGTAGGATGCTCATGAATTTCTGATGTCCTTTCTGGAAAACCTGTGATGACAGAATTGTCAAACAAGACGGGAAAAGTCTACAAACGCCCCGTCAAGGTACAGCTGTGGTTCAGGATGCAGAACACCAGGACCTGCAGGGGGTAAAGCCACACGGAGAAAAAACACGTATTTTATTCTTGTTTATGTGACTGGAAATGTATCTGGTCATGACCTTTGCGTCTGTCATTGTATGCACGTTGTTCCTTTATATTGCAGATGTGGACACAGTTCTGGGACAGAGGAAATGTTCAACAACCTGTCTCTTAACTTGATGCATCAAGACTCAGTTCAGGACATGCTCGACAATTACCTGCTAGTGAGTCACAGCTGTCCCTGTCTAGTCATCCCATGaactcccacacaaacaaagttaCTCATAGTACTCTTCATTCGTGCATATTATCATTTGAATCTTTTGTCGCGGTGTATGAGACAAATCAAAGTTTGGACATTGCTCATCTTTACAGTTTTAATCACACCCATACATAATAatacacctctctctctctgacttgGTTAGTCATTAATAAGTAAAGTCATCTGAGAAGGAAGTGGCCCACGCAGGACTGTGATAAACACGACCAATGCTTAAAAGAGACCTCAGCTGGGGATTCATACAAAAAGTTGGCTTCTGGCAGTTGTTAGACAGTGTGCGTTCAAGTGTTGGGTAGGATTGGGATGCAGCCCTAACCCTATCATAGCCAGGATTACCAACTTAGCTTTAAGGGTCATTTGAGCTCAATGTAAGATACGTACACAGCATCAGACGGAGCATTTTGTACGTACTCTGCATTCAATTCAACAGTTTTTGTGCACATCTTCTCAACGTTCTCGTATACGGACGAAACAGTtgaaacaggaggaagaacaTGTCAACAATGGCAGGGCGTTTTGAGGCCAGACTTTAAGAGTTGGTAAGTTTGAGTCGTACattatcacaacctcctccacgaCGCCATGTTTCTTGCTTTCCTCTCACATCTGCCTTCTAATGGATGTCAATGTAAAAGATGGAAGTTTGGAGGCAGTGACAGTTCGTTCATCATTTGAAATCTATTTTCAACATGGAGGCAGCATGAACCAGCCTTTATTGTCAAACAAAAGTACGACAGGATCTGACCATTCACGTATTTCTCTCCAATCAACCGCcatgttgtaaaaaataattaattaacaaaagaaaagtctgCACTGAACTTTGCGTTTAGTAATAAAGGAGAACTCTTCCTTGTTTGCTGTGATGTGTTCCTGACAGGTCTGTCAGCAGAGGTGGCCGTCACATCAGTGCAGGGGAATGCCAGCGAGTTTTGGAATAGTACGGCTGACCTCATCACTGAGGAGCGGGATGGAGGAAAGTGCTGCAGTGCGATGCTTCAGGTTCCACGTgatccctccttctccctgctTCATTACAGTTAAGCTGACAGGTCGGCTGTGGGGAGAACACAAGATATCCAACTGCAAAAATAACTTAACATCAGCTAAGCAGCAAGTGCGAGATCGAAGGGGATGCCCTTGGTGGCTGTCGTGCGCTCACCGCCGCACTCCCCACAGGCCATTATGGAGAGGGGAAAAAGACTAATCTATGAAGAATGTTCGCGTCATGAGTGCATGGTCGCGTTGGATGCAATAAGCCACCAACATAGTGAATATTTAAACTTGCTGCGAAACCAATAATTTGGTTAAGGGGCGTAAAGTCCTGAACACAgtcatatcagtctcactctggaataattgggcaaagtatttttttagtactttgaaatatccagaaattatgtATTACACGGTAAAAATGTTGCACTTCACTTTGGAAaatttatacagtaaaaatgtctgatattcagtgtgtgggtagcctgagaggtcctgaacacagtcatatcagtctcactctggaattatagttctttgaaatatccagaaattaccTACTTGAAGCtacaaatgtttgatttttatttagtaaaatcTCTTCATTGATTATGGATCAAAGAGATTTTACATTACAGTAACTATTGCGCATGtctttttcaacaaaaaaaaggaagtttgaggctgaatttctccaaaatgatacagtaaatatgcttgatactgagtgagtgaacgTATAATGGGCTACCTGCATTTACCATACATTCTGTAATACGGGCGCACTTGAAATCAGGAAAAGACGAACGTCTGCTCACTTGACCACGAAAAGACAAACGACTGCTCACTTGACCGCAGTGTCTTTCAGATGCTATATTAAAAGCTTCCTGTACATTTAAAGGGGGGGAGGGGTAATGTGCACCTCTCTGACATATggtgaaaaggagaaaaaggctatgaggggCCAGaatggcgatgtaaataaatagtcaaccaagaagaagacgtctcttctttttgtgttttatcttcgacaaaaaacgttactccgcctagcgTTCTGGCGCAACACGTTagagaagcataaaccaaaacgagtccgtcgatgcaactgcgtggccttccgcggttgcagtcgcaggactataattcggcctttacTATTCAGTATATTACATATTAATGAGATACCTTTAAAATACCAAACATAATTATAAAGTAAACATTTGCCTTTTGTTGAGCTATAACACCAACATTCAGAGTAACTCAAGCCagcatgaaataaaaagatacacTTTATTTGAAACCAGCAGGGGACATTCTCTTACAAAAATACACGAGTGTTACACAGATGTTTTGTGTCAGCAAttgttcatctctctctctcgctgcttACACCACTGATGGTCCTCTGCATGCAGAACCAACGTGGGACAACACTATCTTGCTCAGACATAATTTCACCgtgtaaaataacaaatccGACAAGCAATGTCATTTGCCATAGGGAAGAAGGTGGGATCCTAGAATCTCGAGACTAGACGAAGATGACAGATCCATTCTCATAAATATCAGGAAGAATACTGAACAGGAGATGATCTGGAAAAGTTGAATTAATCTCCCGTCTTTATTTTTTCTCGGTGCTTTTCCCAGGATCATTCgcctttttctgtttctcttgcaTTATCTCGGCATCCCTTTGggagaataaaacaatacagAGTTATTCCACTGACTTACACACAACAGTGACATCTTTAAGGATTTAACTGGAATAGATTCTCGAGTGCAAATTATTAGCTTGTTGTTTGCTCCACGGTTAATATCAACTGTGTCATTAGGATGTTTGGAGGACATATCTTGGATGTTAGACTGAAAAAGTTACAATTAAGTTGCAGTTAAACATGTTTCAGCATTGCAAAAATCAATTGCtcaggtttgtgtgtgaatgtgtcttaGATCGTATGCACACTGCTGCAgtaatattgtgtgtgtgtctgtttcttacACCTCATGCACACTGCTGCCTAAAGATTGTATGTTTCTTACACCTCATGCACACTGCTGCCTAAAGATTGTATGTTTCTTAAATCTCATGCACACTGCTGCCTAAAGATTGTGGGTTTCTTAAATCTCATGCACACTGCTGCCTACCTCAGCTTCCTTGCAGCAGAAGACAGCCCGTCGTCGCCCCTCTTGCCTTTC comes from Platichthys flesus chromosome 1, fPlaFle2.1, whole genome shotgun sequence and encodes:
- the LOC133954019 gene encoding small EDRK-rich factor 2-like → MTRGNQRDLARAKNAKKQNDGGKGKRGDDGLSSAARKLRDAEIMQEKQKKANDPGKSTEKK